One window of the Rhinoraja longicauda isolate Sanriku21f chromosome 2, sRhiLon1.1, whole genome shotgun sequence genome contains the following:
- the LOC144604141 gene encoding retinol dehydrogenase 12-like isoform X1: MQNAGVTRGQTASVVGMESFRDGGRGSESRATGAQSSQPVSMGDDRTADAWKTERLDGKTVLITGANTGIGKETARDLAKRGAHIIMACRDMEKGDAAVKEIIEQSGNSNIILKKLNLADTKSVREFAEQINKEQQQINILINNAGVMMCPYLKTEDGFELQFGVNHLGHFLLTYLLIDLIKRSGPARIINVSSSAHKMGKIQFDDMNSEKSYNSVKAYGQSKLANILFTRELARKLEGTNVSVFALHPGVVRTELARHLNPIARYGLSLLRPFTKSPENGAETSIYCAVAPGLEKETGQYFSDCDRSTCSSAARDDEVAKKLWEVSCQMLGIDWP, translated from the exons atgcaaaatgctggagtaactcgaggtcagacagcatctgtggtgggcatGGAGAG CTTCCGCGACGGCGGGCGGGGCAGCGAGTCCAGGGCCACTGGAGCACAGAGCAGCCAGCCTGTCAGCATGGGGGACGACAG AACAGCTGATGCATGGAAAACCGAGAGGCTGGATGGAAAGACTGTACTAATAACTGGTGCTAACACTGGAATTGGCAAAGAGACTGCAAGAGACCTGGCAAAGAGAG GAGCCCACATTATCATGGCATGCAGAGACATGGAAAAAGGCGATGCTGCAGTGAAAGAAATAATAGAGCAATCTGGAAATTCTAATATAATATTGAAGAAATTGAATTTAGCTGATACCAAATCTGTTCGAGAGTTTGCGGAGCAGATCAATAAAG aACAACAGCAAATTAACATTCTGATTAACAACGCTGGAGTAATGATGTGTCCTTATTTGAAAACGGAAGACGGCTTTGAGTTGCAATTTGGAGTCAATCATTTAG gTCACTTTTTGCTAACCTATTTACTAATTGACTTGATAAAGCGATCTGGTCCTGCTCGAATCATCAATGTCTCCTCCTCTGCACATAAAATGGGGAAAATTCAGTTTGATGATATGAACAGTGAGAAGAGCTACAATTCAGTAAAAGCCTATGGGCAGAGCAAACTGGCCAATATTTTGTTTACAAGGGAATTGGCCAGAAAACTCGAAG GGACAAATGTGTCAGTCTTTGCTTTGCATCCAGGTGTGGTCCGAACTGAATTAGCCAGACATTTGAATCCTATAGCCCGGTATGGGTTGTCATTGCTGCGACCTTTTACCAAATCTCCAGAAAATGGTGCTGAAACTTCAATTTACTGTGCTGTAGCTCCAGGATTGGAAAAAGAAACAGGGCAATATTTCAG TGATTGTGATCGTTCAACCTGTTCATCGGCTGCCCGTGATGATGAAGTAGCAAAGAAGTTGTGGGAAGTAAGCTGCCAAATGCTGGGGATTGATTGGCCGTGA
- the LOC144604141 gene encoding retinol dehydrogenase 12-like isoform X4, whose protein sequence is MACRDMEKGDAAVKEIIEQSGNSNIILKKLNLADTKSVREFAEQINKEQQQINILINNAGVMMCPYLKTEDGFELQFGVNHLGHFLLTYLLIDLIKRSGPARIINVSSSAHKMGKIQFDDMNSEKSYNSVKAYGQSKLANILFTRELARKLEGTNVSVFALHPGVVRTELARHLNPIARYGLSLLRPFTKSPENGAETSIYCAVAPGLEKETGQYFSDCDRSTCSSAARDDEVAKKLWEVSCQMLGIDWP, encoded by the exons ATGGCATGCAGAGACATGGAAAAAGGCGATGCTGCAGTGAAAGAAATAATAGAGCAATCTGGAAATTCTAATATAATATTGAAGAAATTGAATTTAGCTGATACCAAATCTGTTCGAGAGTTTGCGGAGCAGATCAATAAAG aACAACAGCAAATTAACATTCTGATTAACAACGCTGGAGTAATGATGTGTCCTTATTTGAAAACGGAAGACGGCTTTGAGTTGCAATTTGGAGTCAATCATTTAG gTCACTTTTTGCTAACCTATTTACTAATTGACTTGATAAAGCGATCTGGTCCTGCTCGAATCATCAATGTCTCCTCCTCTGCACATAAAATGGGGAAAATTCAGTTTGATGATATGAACAGTGAGAAGAGCTACAATTCAGTAAAAGCCTATGGGCAGAGCAAACTGGCCAATATTTTGTTTACAAGGGAATTGGCCAGAAAACTCGAAG GGACAAATGTGTCAGTCTTTGCTTTGCATCCAGGTGTGGTCCGAACTGAATTAGCCAGACATTTGAATCCTATAGCCCGGTATGGGTTGTCATTGCTGCGACCTTTTACCAAATCTCCAGAAAATGGTGCTGAAACTTCAATTTACTGTGCTGTAGCTCCAGGATTGGAAAAAGAAACAGGGCAATATTTCAG TGATTGTGATCGTTCAACCTGTTCATCGGCTGCCCGTGATGATGAAGTAGCAAAGAAGTTGTGGGAAGTAAGCTGCCAAATGCTGGGGATTGATTGGCCGTGA
- the LOC144604141 gene encoding retinol dehydrogenase 12-like isoform X2 gives MVFWCSFRDGGRGSESRATGAQSSQPVSMGDDRTADAWKTERLDGKTVLITGANTGIGKETARDLAKRGAHIIMACRDMEKGDAAVKEIIEQSGNSNIILKKLNLADTKSVREFAEQINKEQQQINILINNAGVMMCPYLKTEDGFELQFGVNHLGHFLLTYLLIDLIKRSGPARIINVSSSAHKMGKIQFDDMNSEKSYNSVKAYGQSKLANILFTRELARKLEGTNVSVFALHPGVVRTELARHLNPIARYGLSLLRPFTKSPENGAETSIYCAVAPGLEKETGQYFSDCDRSTCSSAARDDEVAKKLWEVSCQMLGIDWP, from the exons atggtattttggtgtag CTTCCGCGACGGCGGGCGGGGCAGCGAGTCCAGGGCCACTGGAGCACAGAGCAGCCAGCCTGTCAGCATGGGGGACGACAG AACAGCTGATGCATGGAAAACCGAGAGGCTGGATGGAAAGACTGTACTAATAACTGGTGCTAACACTGGAATTGGCAAAGAGACTGCAAGAGACCTGGCAAAGAGAG GAGCCCACATTATCATGGCATGCAGAGACATGGAAAAAGGCGATGCTGCAGTGAAAGAAATAATAGAGCAATCTGGAAATTCTAATATAATATTGAAGAAATTGAATTTAGCTGATACCAAATCTGTTCGAGAGTTTGCGGAGCAGATCAATAAAG aACAACAGCAAATTAACATTCTGATTAACAACGCTGGAGTAATGATGTGTCCTTATTTGAAAACGGAAGACGGCTTTGAGTTGCAATTTGGAGTCAATCATTTAG gTCACTTTTTGCTAACCTATTTACTAATTGACTTGATAAAGCGATCTGGTCCTGCTCGAATCATCAATGTCTCCTCCTCTGCACATAAAATGGGGAAAATTCAGTTTGATGATATGAACAGTGAGAAGAGCTACAATTCAGTAAAAGCCTATGGGCAGAGCAAACTGGCCAATATTTTGTTTACAAGGGAATTGGCCAGAAAACTCGAAG GGACAAATGTGTCAGTCTTTGCTTTGCATCCAGGTGTGGTCCGAACTGAATTAGCCAGACATTTGAATCCTATAGCCCGGTATGGGTTGTCATTGCTGCGACCTTTTACCAAATCTCCAGAAAATGGTGCTGAAACTTCAATTTACTGTGCTGTAGCTCCAGGATTGGAAAAAGAAACAGGGCAATATTTCAG TGATTGTGATCGTTCAACCTGTTCATCGGCTGCCCGTGATGATGAAGTAGCAAAGAAGTTGTGGGAAGTAAGCTGCCAAATGCTGGGGATTGATTGGCCGTGA
- the LOC144604141 gene encoding retinol dehydrogenase 12-like isoform X3: protein MQNAGVTRGQTASVVGMERTADAWKTERLDGKTVLITGANTGIGKETARDLAKRGAHIIMACRDMEKGDAAVKEIIEQSGNSNIILKKLNLADTKSVREFAEQINKEQQQINILINNAGVMMCPYLKTEDGFELQFGVNHLGHFLLTYLLIDLIKRSGPARIINVSSSAHKMGKIQFDDMNSEKSYNSVKAYGQSKLANILFTRELARKLEGTNVSVFALHPGVVRTELARHLNPIARYGLSLLRPFTKSPENGAETSIYCAVAPGLEKETGQYFSDCDRSTCSSAARDDEVAKKLWEVSCQMLGIDWP from the exons atgcaaaatgctggagtaactcgaggtcagacagcatctgtggtgggcatGGAGAG AACAGCTGATGCATGGAAAACCGAGAGGCTGGATGGAAAGACTGTACTAATAACTGGTGCTAACACTGGAATTGGCAAAGAGACTGCAAGAGACCTGGCAAAGAGAG GAGCCCACATTATCATGGCATGCAGAGACATGGAAAAAGGCGATGCTGCAGTGAAAGAAATAATAGAGCAATCTGGAAATTCTAATATAATATTGAAGAAATTGAATTTAGCTGATACCAAATCTGTTCGAGAGTTTGCGGAGCAGATCAATAAAG aACAACAGCAAATTAACATTCTGATTAACAACGCTGGAGTAATGATGTGTCCTTATTTGAAAACGGAAGACGGCTTTGAGTTGCAATTTGGAGTCAATCATTTAG gTCACTTTTTGCTAACCTATTTACTAATTGACTTGATAAAGCGATCTGGTCCTGCTCGAATCATCAATGTCTCCTCCTCTGCACATAAAATGGGGAAAATTCAGTTTGATGATATGAACAGTGAGAAGAGCTACAATTCAGTAAAAGCCTATGGGCAGAGCAAACTGGCCAATATTTTGTTTACAAGGGAATTGGCCAGAAAACTCGAAG GGACAAATGTGTCAGTCTTTGCTTTGCATCCAGGTGTGGTCCGAACTGAATTAGCCAGACATTTGAATCCTATAGCCCGGTATGGGTTGTCATTGCTGCGACCTTTTACCAAATCTCCAGAAAATGGTGCTGAAACTTCAATTTACTGTGCTGTAGCTCCAGGATTGGAAAAAGAAACAGGGCAATATTTCAG TGATTGTGATCGTTCAACCTGTTCATCGGCTGCCCGTGATGATGAAGTAGCAAAGAAGTTGTGGGAAGTAAGCTGCCAAATGCTGGGGATTGATTGGCCGTGA